The following nucleotide sequence is from Streptomyces leeuwenhoekii.
CCGCTGATCAACCGCTGTCCATAAACCGGTCTAGTCATTGCCCGACATCCCGCCCCATGTCAACCACGCACGTGGACGACTCCTCTCCATCCGTCCAATAACGATTAGGCATCGTGCTCGAAACCTGAGCTTTACCGGTTAACTCATCACTGACATAGTGCCGACATCCCACCCGCAGAACTGAGCCGCCATCCTTAAGGAGCTGCGCACATGGGGAAGAAGAAGACGCTCACGGGAGCGCTTCTGGCCGCCGCGATCGTGACCGTCGCGGGATGCAGTGGCCAGGGTACGGCGACCGGCGAGACGGCGAACGCGCCCGCCGACCCCGCCGACGCCTCGGGCACCATCAAGGTGCTGACCCACCGTACCGACCTCGTCCAGGACGGGACGATGGAGAAGTACGCCGCCGAGTTCAACAAGATCTACCCCGAGGTGAAGGTGAAGTTCGAGGCCCTCACCGACTACGAGGGGGAGGTCAAGATCCGGATGAACACCGACGACTACGGCGACGTCCTGATGATCCCGGCCGCCGTCGCCAAGAACGACTACCCCAAGTTCTTCGCCCCGCTGGGCAGCGCCGGGGAGCTGGGCGGCAAGTACCGCTTCAGCGACAAGGCGGAGGTCGCGGGCAAGGTCTACGGCATCAGCACCTTCGGCACCGCCAACGGCTTCGTCTACAACAAGGCGGTCTGGAAGAAGGCCGGCATCACCGACTGGCCCACCACGCCGGAGGAGTTCCTCGACGACCTGCGCGCGATCGAGGCCAAGACGGATTCTCTGCCGTACTACACGAACTTCAAGGACGCCTGGCCGCTGACCGCGTGGAGCAACAGCATCGGCTCGGTCACCTGTGACGCCAAGGCCAACGACAAGCTCGGCGGGGCGGTCTCCCCGTGGAAGCGGGGCAGCGAGCTGAACACGATCGACTCCGTGCTCTACGGCATCGTCAAGGAGGGTCTGTCCGAGAAGGACCCCAACACCACCAACTGGGAAGCCTCCAAGGGGATGCTCGCCAAGGGCGAGATCGCCACCATGCAGCTCGGCTCCTGGGCCATCAGCCAGATGCGCGCCGCGGCACAGAAGGGCGGCACCGACCCCGAGGAGATCGGGTTCATGCCGTTCCCCGTACAGAAGGGCGGCAAGTACTGCGCCGTCCTCGCCTCCGACTACCAGCAGGCGGTCAACATCCACTCCGAGCACAAGACGGCCGCCCGCGCCTGGATCGACTGGTTCACGGAGAAGTCCGGCTTCTCGGCGAAGGAGGGCGCCGTGCCCGCACTGAAGACCGCCCCCATGCCCAGCACCCTCCAGGACTTCGTTGACAACGATGTCACCTTCCTGGAACGCTCCGAGGCGAACACCGGCCAGGTGAACGCGATCGACAACGCGGCGGAGATCGGCCTGAACAAGCCCGACTACCGCCAGCAGTTGGTCGACCTCGCGCGGGGCGCGCGCAAGGGCAGCCTGGAGGACTTCTTCGCGGACCTCGACAAGAGGTGGAACGAGGCGGCCGCGACGGCCGGTTCCTGACTTTCGGCCAGTCCTCTTCCACCAGCCGTCACCGGCCCCGCCCGGAGCAGCGGACGGGGCCGACCGCCCGTCGCAGATCAGCGGACGATGAAAGGCCCGACATGACCGAGACGACCCACACGGCACCCGCGAAGGTGCCGCGCGCCGACGCCCCGCCTCCCGGGACGGCGCGCCACTCCTCGCCCCCGCGCGGCGGTCTGCCGCGCCGCCTCACCCCGTGGCTGTTCCTCGCCGTTCCCCTGGTCCTGCTGGTCACGTTCACCTACGTGCCGGTGGCGAACATGGTCTACTACAGCTTCACCGACTGGGACGGCGTCAGCCCCGACCGGAACTTCACGGGTCTGGAGAACTACCGGCAGATCTTCACCCGGCCCGAGCTGTTCCGGGTCTTCTTCGTCAGCTTCTACTATCTGGCCGCCTCGGTCCTGCAGATCGCGATCGCCCTGTACTTCGCGACCGTGCTCAGCTTCAACCTGCGCTTCCGCAATCTGTTCAAGGGGATCCTTTTCTTCCCCTACCTCATCAACGGCGTCGCGATCGGTTTCGTCTTCCTGTACTTCTTCCAGGACGGCGGCACGCTGGACTCGGTGCTGTCCTGGTTCGGCGCCGGCACCGACCGCGCCTGGCTGGGCGATCCGGAGACGGCCAACACCTCCCTCGCGGGTGTCTCCGTCTGGCGCTACGCCGGGCTGAACTTCGTCCTGTTCCTGGGCGCGATCCAGTCCATCCCCGCCGAGCTGTACGAGGCGGCGCAACTGGACGGGGCCACCCGGTGGCAGCAGTTCCGGCACATCATCGCCCCGAGCATCCGCCCGGTCATCGGCCTCAGCGTCATCCTCGCGATCTCCGGATCCCTGTCCGTCTTCGAGATCCCGTACATCATGACCGGCGGCGCGACCGGCACCACGACCTTCGTCATCCAGACGGTCAAGCTCGCCTTCCAGTTCAACAAGACGGGCCTGGCCTCGGCCGCCGCCGTCGTCCTGCTCCTGATCATCTTGCTGATCACCTGGATCCAGCGGCGCCTCGTGCCCGACGAGAAGGTGGACCTCGTATGACCCTGCACCTGCCCGCCCGGCGCGCCCGCCGGCTCGCGCCCGCCCTGACCTACCTGTCGCTGATCGTCGCGTCCCTGGTCGTCCTGATCCCGCTCGTCGTCGTCTTCCTCACCTCCCTGAAGACGTCCCAGGAGGTCGCCGACGGGGGCGCGCTGTCGCTGCCCGGGAACTGGTTCAACTTCGGCAACTACGCGACGGCGTTCACCGACGGCAAGATGCTCTCCGCGTTCGGCAACACGGCGTTCATCCTGCTGTTCTCCATCACCGGCACGGTGCTCATCGGATCGATGACGGCCTACGCCATCGACCGCTTCGACTTCCGCGCGAAGAAGCCCGTCATGGCGCTCTTCCTCATCGCCACCCTGGTCCCCGGCGTCACCACGCAGGTCGCCACCTTCCAGGTCGTCAACAGCTTCGGCCTCTTCAACAGCCTCTGGGCGCCGATCCTGCTCTACATGGGCACGGACATCGTCTCGATCTACATCTTCCTCCAGTTCATCCGGGGCATCCCCGTCTCCCTGGACGAGGCCGCGCGCCTGGACGGGGCGAACACCCTCACCATCTACTGGAAGATCATCCTGCCGCTGCTGAAGCCGGCCATCGCCACCGTGGTGATCATCAAGGGGATCACCGTCTACAACGACTTCTACATCCCCTTCCTCT
It contains:
- a CDS encoding carbohydrate ABC transporter permease, coding for MTETTHTAPAKVPRADAPPPGTARHSSPPRGGLPRRLTPWLFLAVPLVLLVTFTYVPVANMVYYSFTDWDGVSPDRNFTGLENYRQIFTRPELFRVFFVSFYYLAASVLQIAIALYFATVLSFNLRFRNLFKGILFFPYLINGVAIGFVFLYFFQDGGTLDSVLSWFGAGTDRAWLGDPETANTSLAGVSVWRYAGLNFVLFLGAIQSIPAELYEAAQLDGATRWQQFRHIIAPSIRPVIGLSVILAISGSLSVFEIPYIMTGGATGTTTFVIQTVKLAFQFNKTGLASAAAVVLLLIILLITWIQRRLVPDEKVDLV
- a CDS encoding carbohydrate ABC transporter permease — translated: MTLHLPARRARRLAPALTYLSLIVASLVVLIPLVVVFLTSLKTSQEVADGGALSLPGNWFNFGNYATAFTDGKMLSAFGNTAFILLFSITGTVLIGSMTAYAIDRFDFRAKKPVMALFLIATLVPGVTTQVATFQVVNSFGLFNSLWAPILLYMGTDIVSIYIFLQFIRGIPVSLDEAARLDGANTLTIYWKIILPLLKPAIATVVIIKGITVYNDFYIPFLYMPSEELGTISTALFRFKGPFGAHWEHISAGTILVIVPTLLVFLFLQRYIYNGFAQGATK
- a CDS encoding ABC transporter substrate-binding protein, whose protein sequence is MGKKKTLTGALLAAAIVTVAGCSGQGTATGETANAPADPADASGTIKVLTHRTDLVQDGTMEKYAAEFNKIYPEVKVKFEALTDYEGEVKIRMNTDDYGDVLMIPAAVAKNDYPKFFAPLGSAGELGGKYRFSDKAEVAGKVYGISTFGTANGFVYNKAVWKKAGITDWPTTPEEFLDDLRAIEAKTDSLPYYTNFKDAWPLTAWSNSIGSVTCDAKANDKLGGAVSPWKRGSELNTIDSVLYGIVKEGLSEKDPNTTNWEASKGMLAKGEIATMQLGSWAISQMRAAAQKGGTDPEEIGFMPFPVQKGGKYCAVLASDYQQAVNIHSEHKTAARAWIDWFTEKSGFSAKEGAVPALKTAPMPSTLQDFVDNDVTFLERSEANTGQVNAIDNAAEIGLNKPDYRQQLVDLARGARKGSLEDFFADLDKRWNEAAATAGS